ggtttcctggtggttcattggagctcagagtctcacagactctcctgcccagggctggctttgaaccaccatcctccagatattaggccctgagttcaagccccacagtattggtgagtgtgtgtgtgtgtgtgtgtgtgtgtgtgtgtgtggaggaagGGGCGGGCAGGTGGCAGGGTAGGGGTTCCGGGGCAGGCAGCCCTGAGCCAGTGCTCCGTGGCAGGAAGAAGGTGGTGGTTCGGGTTCGGTGGGGCCCTGGCAGCATGGCGTGGTGGGGTGACAAGGCCAGTTGTATTTCCAGGTGGGAGACCTGCCCCCCACAATCATCCCAGTGCACATGGCGGTGGTGGGCTGCCCCATCAGTTCCATGAGGACCTCCTACTACACGCTGGGACACTTCCAGAAGGAGCCCATCatcaggtgccccccccccccaccctgcctcccTGAGGCCCGGAGACACCCCATGAGTGACACCCACAGGATGAGGCCCTGGCCCGGCACCCACGGTGCACACACCCGGTCaacccagctatgcaggaggctgagatctggaggatggcggttcaaagccagcccggagcaGGAAagttccctgagactcttaccttcaatgaaaccaccaggaaaccggaagtggcgccatagaaggctccaagtggtagaacgctggcCTTgggcgaaagagctcagggacagcgcccaggccctgagttcaagccccaggaccagcacacacagaaaaagaaagcccAAGTGACAGCCCATTAAGCCCTGCAGAATGAAAGCCTCCAACACAGGACATTGAGGGATGGCCAATGCGGCCTGTAACCTAAGCCCCTTCCTGGGGCCTCTCCCTGTGGGTACCCTAAATCTGTGGGAAATGTGATTGATTGCAGATTTGACAGGTGTGGGGGTTTTCTAttttgtcggtcctgggacttgaactctgggcccgggcgctgtccctgagcttttctttactcaaggctagcactctaccacttgagctacagcgccacttccggtttttctggtgtttcatgagagatgagagtctcacggactttcctgccagggctggctttgaaccgcgatcctcagatctcagcctcctggagtagctaggatgacaggcctgagccaccaatgcctggctaggaATATTAATGATTTAATAAGCTATATTCCGAATGATCAGCTTGTGGGAATGTCCTCCTCAGTCACCCCAGAATCTGTGGGTCGGGGCCGGCCAGCATTCTGAGGCCCTGTGGAATCTGCTGTCCTTCTGCAGGTTCGGGACCCAGGTCTCCGGAGGCAAGACCATCACGCGAACCATTCGCCTGAATAACTCCAGCCCCTGTGGTGAGACACTGGGGGACCCCAGGAGTCCAAGTGGCCCTGGATACTGAGGGGAACCCCTCAGGACCAAAGCCAGGCGCTGgaggcccacacctgtcatcccagctcctcaggaggctgagatctggtggatcacggttcaaagccagccccgggcaggaaagtccgtgagactcttatctctaatgaaaccACCagagaaaccggaagtggcgctgtggctcaagtggtagagcaccagccttgagcaaaagaagctcaggggcagcgcccaggccctgagttcaagtcccaccacggGTGGATGAAATAAAAAGACAATGGTCCTGAGAATTGTTGGCTAGGCAGGGAGAGGCTTTTCTCAACACAAAGTCGGGGGAGGGGCAGTGGGAGGGGGACTTTAgggagacccccccacccccacacacactcctcctcccccctgccgCAGACATCCGCCTGGATTGGGAGACCTACCTCCCGGAGCACAGCAGGGAGCACCTGCTGGAGCTGCTGGTATTCTACGGGCCTCGATTCCCCCTCCTGGACGCTATGGGGAACGAGCTGGTGCGTTCCGAGAGCTCGGAGGCCAGCTGCGCCTGGCCCTCCAGCAGCCCCTCTGACCTCTCGGAGTCCAGCCACGCCGCATCGCTGTCggtcagtggggggggggcggatgcaTGGGGGGGGACAcgaagggggggggctgggaacgaTCGAGCCACGGCTGGACCCTCTCCTCCCGCGTCAGGTGGAAGGCAGCTCCAGCGCCCCGGCCAGGGCCATGGAACCCATCATCTCCGTCATCCTGAAGGACCACGAGGGCGTGCCCACCGACCAGGTGTACTCCATCTGGCCACGGCAGGTGGTGAGCCTCGCGGGACGGCGCCACCGTGGGCGTGGGGGATGCCTGGAGGGGATCCCCACCCACCGATGCCAAGGCTCGTCCCTACCCCTGGCCAGGTGGTCCCTGCTGGGGGCAGGAGCACGATCCACGTCTCCTTCACCCCCATGAGGCTGGGCCCCGACGAGGAGTACAAGGTGGAGTGCACGGGCTACGCCCTGGGCTTCATGAGCCTAGACAATGAGGTGAGCATttccgcgcccccccccagccacctCCCAGACGGTGACCCTGACCCCAGTCTCCACTGGCGCTGacccctgacctctgaccccagtCAGAAACCGGAAGTCACTCTGCCTGCGCACACCCAGGAACCACCAGGGATTCtctgtgatggatggatggataactgggtggtggatgaatgggcagatggatgactggatggacggatggatgatggatggatggatggatgatggatggatggatgatggatgactggatggacggatggatgatggatggacagatggatgactggatggatggatgactggatgatggatgatggatggatggatatccAGGATgactggatggatgatggatggatggatgatggatagacagatgtatggatggatgactggatgatggatggatggatggatgatgcatgatagatggatggatgactggatggatggatggatggatgactggatggatggatggatgatggatggatggatatccAGGATgactggatggatgatggatggatgatgaatgaacggatggatggatgatggatagatggatgtatggatggatgactggatgatggatggatgtatggatgatgcatgatagatggatggatggatgatggatggatggatggatggatgactggatggatggatggatgatggatggatggatggatatccAGGATGactggatggatgatagatggatggatgatggctagatggatggatggatgactggatggatggatggatgatggatggatggatatccAGGATGactggatggatgatagatggatggatgatggatagatggatggatggatggatgactggatggatggatgatggatgggtggatgatggatgatggatggatggatgatggatggattacTAGATAGATATGGATGATgcatgatagatggatggatgactggatggatgatggatagatggatagatggatgactggatggatggatggatgatggatgggtagatgatggatgatggatggatggatgatggatggattacTGGATAGatatggatgatggatggatagatgactagatggatggatgatggatgatggatggatggatggatgactagATGGATggacaatggatggatggatgatggatggatgactggGTGTTGGATGGATGAttgggagatggatggatggatgactagGTGCTGGATTGTAGGTGGATAGAGAGCTCCCAGGGCGGGTCCGTCGCCTGCAGGACTTCGACGTGGACCCTCTGAGGCTGGAAATGCATGGCTCCGTGAGGCGGGCGCAGTGAGTGAACCACTgcacctccctgccccccaccctgctccCCTCTCCTAGCTAGCACCCCAGGGACGGCTGCCCAGCAGGAGCCACCGGGCAAGCTCCCAGCCTCCACGTCCTTGTCCTGGCAGGTTAAGCATAAAACTGGACTCCAGCGGCCATCTGGAATTCCGATGCCAGGCCAGCGATCTCATTCCCAAAGAGGCCTGCGCTGGGGTGAGCATGCGGCCCGCTTCTGTGAGACCCTCCCCTGAACCCCTACAATGAGAAGGTTGGTGatgtgtgtctccctcccctccccccccccccgtggccacACAGGTGCTGAGCGAACTGCTGAGCACGCGTCACCTGAGGCTGATCAACACCACGGATATCCCACAACACTTCCGCATCCTGGTCTCCAGCCCTTTCACCATCTCTCAAGACAAAGCCCACGCTGGCCTGGGCGGCGGCAGAGCCAGTGGCAGGAGGCCCCTGGCAGGGAAACTGCTGGCACTGCCTGCCCAGGAGAACATGGAGGTGAGAGACCACGCCCATGTCATTTGCATAGGCATGAGCATGCCATGCACAATTTGCATACGCACAAGCATGCCCCACCCCACGATTTACATATGCACGAATGTTACACACAGTGCAACTTACATACCTACGCAGGGACATAGCACACAGCACAATTTACATATGCATGAGCACTACCCACAGTGCAGTTTATCTGTGTATGAACACACCACACAGTGCAGGCTCAAGAAGGTTCTAGAATTGCACCCAGTCTGTCTCTTTGAGTTTTTCTGTCCACTCCTTTGAGGAATTTGTGtctcttgtctctctgttctCCTTCCTCTCagttgctttctctttctctctctcttccccctcctcctccttgctgtTTCTGTGTACTTCTATCTTGGTATCTCTGAGTCTCTGAGTCTGTCTTTATCTTCTCtgacttttctctgtctctttccctttctttatccctttttcttcctctttctctgtccatctttgtctctttccttttctctcggCCTTGCCTCTCCTTTCTGtcccctctctctttcactcctctctccatctctctcccattttgtctttattatttctcCCCagatcttctttccttctttctcttttcccctctcttcctctacttttttctcctgcctctgttgctccctccctctctctgcccctgggtctttgtctctctcttatctttctctctccctttgagctgggggggggcagagcgcAGGCACAGGAGGGGTCTCCCCAGGAGACCCCCCCTGAATCTGCCATTAGAAGCTCTGGGGAGATGGAAAGGCcctcagggcgggggggggggggggggaggggaagacatcATATAAACGCACACTATCTCACCTAGCAGGCACAAACCATGCTCAGGgctaacacccaggccctgagttcaagtcccacaaccaaccaatcGAACAATCTttaggaagaaagagaaacatgaagCCAATGTCCAGCAGTGTTTATGGAATAGATGCACCGGAAGGGGGAGCTCCCcggctggtttttgttgtttgggtgAAGATATTGGCCCTCATATCTGTATcctatccgccccccccccccccccccgggctcagGTGAGCGTGTCCTTCAGATTGTCCTTGGAGCTGCTATCCTATCAGAGGCTTCCGGCTGACCAGATGTTGCCGGGCGTGGACATCATCCAGAGGCCGAATGGAGAGAAGGAGATGGTGTTCACCCAGAACTTGCTCCTGGAGTTCACCAATGAGACCACACAGGCCAGTCCCAGGCTCCTGTCGTCCTCAcccacccccaggccccccgCCCAGTCCCAGGAGCCCAGCAGGAAGGTAGGGTGGGCAGGAAGAGCCCAGGACAGCATtcatgactcacgcctgtcatgccagctactcaggaagctgagagctgaggatcgcggttcaaagccagcccaggcaggaaagtccgtgcgtGGCACCACAGCGAGACATCGCTAAGGCCATGTCCCCCGTAGATGGTGCCCCTGCGGGCGACGGTGGCCGTGCCTGAACTCCAGCTGTCCACCAGCTGGGTGGACTTCGGCACCTGCTTCGTGAACCAGCGAAGGGAGCGCGAGTTCCACCTGCTGAACCGCAGCGCCTGCCCCAGCTACTGGGCCGTGATGATGGGTGCGTGGGTGATGGGggggccctgcctgcctgcctgcaaagGACTCTGGACCCTGACTCCCTTGgtgatcctgggtgctggtggctcacgcctgtcatcccagctactcaggaggctgagatctggagggtcgtggttcaaagccagcccaggcaggagagtccatgagactctcatctcccatgaaccaccaggaaaccggaagtggtgctgtggctcaagtggtagagcgctagccttgagtgaaacagctcagggacagtgtccaggccctgagttcaagacccacaactaacTGGGGGGGGGAAAAATCTATCTTGTGGGACACACATGGAGGAGTGGCTTGGCCCATTGttgccctcctgtccccacctgcaGGGCAGAAGGAAgctaggaaggaggcagaggtgtTTGCAGTCTCTCCCAGCAGTGGGCGGCTGGAAGCCAGGCCTGTCAACGCACCCCCAACCTCTGTCACCCTGCAGGTGTTTTTCACTGCCAGGTAACAGCCAATTGGGGCCTGTCTGGGCGCTGTCCGTGGGGCCTGGGGCTGTGGCCCCGACTCCTGTGACCCCCCTCTTTTCCCCCACCAGGGACAGTGAGCTGTACGAGTCCACCCTGGTGGTGGATGGCTTGCTGGGAGAGAAAGCCTGCACCCTGAGACTGCGGGGCCAGGGATCGTATGATGAGAAATACATGGCACCCCCATTCTGACCTGGGTCTTGCCCTGCTGCGGGGAGGGACACAGCCCTGGGGTGAGGCCCAGGCCGGCTGGGCAGAGGGTGGAGGGACTTAGTCCAGTCTGGGAATGGAGACGGATTTCATGTCAAGGATGAGGGATCCCGGCCCAGGCTCTGCCTCTGAGGTCCCCGGATATGCCACAAAGAAAATGGCGCCCACAGAAGAAAGAGCAGAGACAAAGACTACAAGAAAAACCCATGGCTctcacaaaataaattaataaccACAAAGCAGGGCCGTCGGGATGATCTAGAACATTTATTCCATCAGGGCGGCCTTCATCCGGGTGCCTGTTGTTCCCCCACCACACCCTGGCCCCTGGGCTCCCCCACACTGACGTGTGCCCCGATGGACAAAGCCTGGTGGGGACCACCCCAGACGCGACCCCCCCCCTTGTGGACCGGGCCACCTGCCTTCACATTTTCCCAATTAGattaagtgcttccatttccccagccccacccGAAGAGGACGGGCTCCGTGGATCGTTCCTGTAGTCGGCAGGGCCTCAGTTTCCGGGGTACTCGAAGACAGCTGCGGCCCCCATGCCGGTCCCAATGCACATGGACACCACGCCGTAGGCCCTGGGGGAGGCCTCGGTGTCAgcggggcccaggcctggcccccccccacccagctcccCATCACTGTCGGGGTACAGGACTGGGGACCCCCACCCGCCTCCTGGCACAGCCTGGGTGgcgggcgccccctgcaggctaTGGCTGGGTGAcgggcgccccctgcaggccatgGCTGGGTGAcgggcgccccctgcaggccatgGCTGGGTGAcgggcgccccctgcaggccatgGCTGGGTGgcgggcgccccctgcaggccatgGCTGGGTGAcgggcgccccctgcaggccatgGCTAGGCGCTTGGGGAGGATGGGGCCCTGGCCTCCTCTCCCCGGTTAAGGGAACAGTGGGCTTTGGCCCTTGAGATTCCACTTCGGGGACAGCCTCACCTCTTCCCACGGCGCTTCAGCTCGTTCAGCAGCGTGACCACCTGGCGCGCCCCGGTGCAGCCCAAAGGATGGCCCAGAGCCACGGCGCCCCCCAAGGGGTTCACCTTCTCAGGGGGAATCCCCAGCTTCTCCACGCAGTACAGGGCCTGCAAGGAACCACAGCGGATGGAGGCTGCTGCCCCACAGGCCGGCGAgcgcccagggcctcacacaaggGACAGAGAGGCTCACCTGGCTGGCGAAGGCCTCGTTGATCTCAAAGATGTCCACGTCATTCACCGTCAGCCCTGCACGCAAGGgagagaccctgagctcaaaatgaaggatggggctgggcgccgtggctcacacctgtaatcccggctactcagggggctaggATCCGAGGGTCACGGGCTCAGTGCCCGGAAGagtaggaaactctgtgaggcccttatctccagttaaacaccaaatgGAAGAAGTggccgggcactgtggctcacacctgtaatcccagcgactcaggaggctgaggtctgaggatcacagttcgaggcccaccagggtaggaaaatctgtgagaccctgacctccaaggaaccagcaaaaagaaaaaaagccagaaatgcaactgtggctcaactggttgaacaccagccttgaacaagaacgctcagggacaacgctcaggccctgagttcaaggcccaggattagcaccaaaaaaaagaaaggggggggtgggaggattgTGGACAGGACTCGGGGTGCCCCCCAGGCTCTGCCCCAGCACAGGCCCAGGGCCCTAGGGGTCCAGAGGGTGGGTGAGGAGGCCCCACGCGTAGCGTGCACCTCACCAGGCAGCACCCGTAGGGCCGCCCCGGAGGGGAGCCGGGGCCAGGCCGGGGCGCAGCCGTCTCACCTGCTTTCTGCAGAGCCGCGGGGATGGCGTAGGCGGGTCCCACGCCCATGATGTCGGGGGGCACCCCGACCACCGCGAACGACCTCAGGACGCCGAGGATGGGGAGGCCCAGTTCCTCCGCCTTGGACCTGCGGGCCAGCAGCACGGCCGCTGCCCCGTCGCTCACCTGGCTGGaatttcctgggggggggggaggggcaagggggagGTGAGGAGGTggtaggggggagggagggcagctaGGCCCAACCCAGCCAGGCCTGCCCCAGCTCACCGGCCGTGGTGGAGCCTTTGTCCTTGAAGGCCGGCTTCAGCTTGGCCAGGCCCTCCAGCGTGGTGTTGGGGCGGATGCCCTCATCTTCAGACACAGTGATGGTTTTAGGGGTGCCCTTGG
Above is a genomic segment from Perognathus longimembris pacificus isolate PPM17 chromosome 26, ASM2315922v1, whole genome shotgun sequence containing:
- the Acaa1 gene encoding 3-ketoacyl-CoA thiolase, peroxisomal isoform X1, with the translated sequence MARIAQFLSGIPETVPLSTVNRQCSSGLQALANIAGGIRNGSYDIGMACGVESMSMSERGNPGNISSRLVDNEKARDCLIPMGITSENVAERFGISREKQDAFALASQLKAARAQSQGRFRAEIVPVTTTVLDAKGTPKTITVSEDEGIRPNTTLEGLAKLKPAFKDKGSTTAGNSSQVSDGAAAVLLARRSKAEELGLPILGVLRSFAVVGVPPDIMGVGPAYAIPAALQKAGLTVNDVDIFEINEAFASQALYCVEKLGIPPEKVNPLGGAVALGHPLGCTGARQVVTLLNELKRRGKRAYGVVSMCIGTGMGAAAVFEYPGN